The Streptomyces tendae DNA segment CCATCGGCCGCCGCCGGCACTCCACCGGCGACACCCCCGACATCGATCTGTCCACCCCGCCGGAGGACCCGGGCGTCTCGCACCAGCACGCGGTGCTGGTGCAGCAGCCGGACGGCAGCTGGGCGGTCGTCGACCAGAACTCGACGAACGGCACGACGGTCAACGGCTCCGAGGAGCCCATCCAGCCGTTCGTCCCGATCCCGCTGCAGGACGGCGACCGGGTGCACGTGGGCGCCTGGACGACGATCACCATCCGCCGGGGCTGAGCTCCGGCAGCGGCCAGACGTGCCTCCCCGCGGGGCCGTCCAGCCAGGCCCGAACGCCCTCCGCGTCGACGGTCAGGCCGTAGCGTTCGCGCTGCGGCCTGCCTTCGCGTTCCCAGACGTCGTACGCCTCCCCGGGGCCGAGGGTCCCGGCGGTCAGTTCGAGAAGGAACCGGAAGAGGTCGCTCCGCCGGGCCGCCGAAGGCAGTCCGTCCAGGTCGGGCGGCTCCTGCGGGGGGCCGCCCGCGCCGCGCAGCGGCACGAAGTAGGCGGGCGTGTTCAGGAACGGCCCCTCGGCACGGCGGGCGTCGCGCACGGTCAGGGCGACCAGACCGGTGGCGAACGGGCCGAGGATCCGGCCCCCCGGGCGGCACTGGGCGAGCCAGGCGCGCGGGATCGCCGGCAGGGCGCAGGTCGCGACGATCCGGTCGTACGGCGCGCGTGCGGGCACCCCGCGCGACCCGTCGCCGGTGACGACGGCGGGGCGGTGCCCGGCGGCCGCCAGGTGCCGGCGGGCCGACTCGGTGATCTCCGGGTCGAGATCGATCGTGGTGACCAGGGAGTCGTCGCCGAGCCGGTGGGCGAGCAGGGCGGCGTTGTAGCCGCTGCCGGTGCCGATCTCCAGGACCCGGTGGCCGTCCCGGACGCGCAGGCCCGCCAGCATCAGCGCCATGAGGGAGGGCTGGCTGCTGGAGGAGAGCAGCTCGCCGTCGCGCATCCGGATCGCCAGCGGGGTGTCCTCGTACGCGCCGCGCAGCCACCGCTCGCGCGCGGCGGGGTCGGGGTGCTCGCCCCACCGGCGTTCGTACCCGCCCCTGACGCCGACGTAGTAGGAGGGCACGAACAGATGGCGGGGCACGGCGGCGAACGCCTCCCGCCACACCGGGTCCGCCGCGAAGGCGCCGCTCGCCTCGATCTCCCGCACCAGCGCCGTCCGCGCCGCAAGGGCGAGGCCGTCACCGTCCACAGGGGGTTCGTCCACCCCTCCACGGTAGGGCTCCGGGGGGTCCTAGGCCTTGAGTCCTATGCCGTCGTGTCTGAGACCATGGACGGCGTGACAGAGATTCGGCGCGGCACGCTTCAGGAGCAGACCTTCTACGAGCAGGTCGGCGGGGAGGAGACCTTCCGCCGGCTCGTCCACCGTTTCTACCAGGGAGTGGCCGAGGACCCGCTGCTCCGGCCGATGTACCCGGAGGAGGACCTGGGCCCGGCCGAGGAGCGGATGACGCTCTTCCTCATGCAGTACTGGGGCGGTCCGACCACGTACAGCCAGAACCGGGGTCACCCGCGGCTGCGGATGCGGCACGCCCCGTTCAAGGTCGACCGCGCCGCGCACGACGCGTGGCTGAAGCACATGCGGGACGCCGTGGACGATCTGGGTCTGTCCGAGGAGCACGAACAGACCCTGTGGAAGTACCTGACCTACGCGGCCGCCTCGATGATCAACTCCCCGGACTGACCTGACGCACCCCGCGCGGGGACAGGCCGCCGACCCTCCCCGTCACACGTCCGCCACATAACGGTCACCGGGCTCCGCATTCCGATCACGATCAGGTCAAAAGCGGAGACCGGACGATGCCCCTCGCCTTGCCCCTCTGACAACATCACCGAGAGGTCTGGACAACAGGGGGGCGCGGGGTGGATGCCGCACGGGGTTCCGCGGGGTTCGTGTTCGCCCGCGCACGGGCGAACCGCCCCCTGCTGGCCGCGGCCCTGCTCACGGTCCTGCTGACCACGGCCGTTCTCGCGACGCTCGCCGCCTACTCCACGACGATCGGCGACGCGGCCCTGCGGCACGCCCTCACGGCGCCCCGTGACGCCGCCGACACCACCCTCCTCGTCAAGGCCGAAGCCCTCCCCGAGGGCGGTCGCGAAGCCGCCGACACCGCCGTGCGCGAGGGCGCCGAACGGGCCTTCGACGGGCTGCCGGTGACGCTGCACACCCTGGCCAGGTCCGGCCCCTACGGCCTGCCGCTCTCCCTGCGGGGGGAGGGCGGGCGCGCCGGGGGCGAGGAGCCCGACCTGACGCACTTCGCGGCGCTGGACCGGACGCAGGTCAGGATCACCGAAGGGCGCGCCCCCTCGGCGCGGCCCACCGGCCCGGAGATCGAGGTCGCCCTTCCCGTCGTCGCCGCCCGTGAGCTGGAGCTGCGGCCGGGTTCCCGGCTCACCCTGGCGAACCGCCTGCGCGGGCCCTCCGCACAGGTGCGGATCACCGGCCTGTACCGGCCCGTCGACACCTCCGCGCCCTACTGGCAGCTCGACGAGCTGAACGGCCGCGGCATCGTCACCGACCACTACACCACCTACGGCCCGCTGCTCGCGGACGCCTCCGTGGTCACCGGGGACCGGGTCAGCGCGGGTCCCGTCGGCTGGCTGGCGTCGGCCGGCTTCTCCGGGATGACCACCGGGCGGATCGAAGCACTGCGCACCGCCATGGCCGAGGGCGTCGAAGCGCTGCCCTCCGCTCCGGCCCTGCACGGCTCGGCGACCGTCACCAGCGAACTGCCCCCCACGCTGGACCGGATCGAGCGGTCCCTGTTCGTCTCCCGTTCCACCCTGCTCGTCATCGCCCTCCAGCTCACCCTCCTCGCGGCAGCGGCACTGCTCCTGGTGGCCCGCCTGCTGACCGCCGAACGTACCTCCGAGACCCGGCTGTTGCGGGCCCGCGGCGCCTCCCGCGCCCGGGTGGCACGGCTCGCCGCCCTGGAGGCACTGCTGCTGGCGGTGCCCGCGGCCGTCTGCGCCCCGCTGCTGGCGGGCCCCCTCACGCGGCTGCTCGCCGGACGGGGCGCGCTGGCCCGGATCGGGCTGCACCTGGACGCCTCCGTCGGCACGGTCGCCGGACAGGGTGCCGTGTGGCTGGTGTCGGTGGGCGTGGCACTCGGCTGCGCACTGGCCGTCACCCTCCCCGCGCTCGCCACCCCCTACGGCCCCGGCCGCGCCAAGCCGCTGCCCGGCGTGGTGCGCGCGGGCGCGGACGTGGGACTGCTGGTGGTGGCCGGAGTGGCGTACTGGCAGCTGAGCCGCCGGTCCGGTGCCGTCGGCGAGGACCTCGGGGTGGACCCGCTGCTCGTCGTCGCCCCGGCGCTGGCCCTGCTGGCCGGCACGGTCCTGACGCTGCGGCTGCTGCCGCCGCTGGCCCGGCTCGCCGAGCGCCGTGCCGCCCGTGGGCGCGGGCTGCCGGGGGCGCTGGCCGGCTGGCAGCTCAGCCGTCGCCCGATGCGCGGGGCCGGCCCGGTGCTGCTGATGGTGCTCGCCGTGGCGCTGGGCATGCTGGCGATCGCCCAGGGCTCCTCGTGGCAGCGCTCGCAGGACGACCAGGCGGACTTCCGGGCCGGCGCGCCCGTGCGGGTCCTGACCAACGGCGTCGAGGGGCCGGGGCGCGGCGCGGTGTACACGGGGACACCCGGCGCCCGCGCGTCCGCCCCCGCCTTCCGTACGACCGTGCCGCTGTCCGGCAGGCGCACGGCCACGGTGCTGGCGCTGGACACCTCCGACGCCGCGGACGTCCTGCTGATGCGTTCCGACCTGGCGGAGGTGCCGATGCGCACGGCGCTGTCCGAGCTGACGCCGAAGGGCACCACGGCGGGCGTCCGGCTCCCGGCCGACACCGCGCGGCTGGTGCTGACCGCCGCGTCGCACGGTGCGGACGACGGCACCACGGCCGACCTGACCGCCACCGTGGAGGACCCCCACGGCACCCCGTACGCGCTGGAGTTGGGCCCGCTGCGCCAGGACGGGCGGCCGCACGACCTCGCGGTGGACCTCCTGGACGCCGACGGGGGGCCGCCGGGCCCGCTGACCCTGACGGGGTTCCAGCTGGACTCGGACCAGGTGGCGGAGAAGACCCGGCGGCACCGGCTCGCCCTCACCGCGCTGACCGCCACCGACACCGCCGGCCGGCGGCACGCCCTGGAGCTGTCGGCCCCCTGGCAGCCGTCCGCCCACGGCAGCGGCGCGATGCCCGCCGGCGGCCGCGGCGTGCGTCCGCGAATGGTCACCGGCGCCCCGGCCACCGTCGACTACGACACCGCGCCCGTCCCGCCGGACATGTCCTGGCTGCCCTCGACGCTCACGATCGCGCTGCGTGTCCCGCAGCCGCCCGTGCCCGTGGTCGACGGCGTGGCGACGGACCGGTACCTCGCCTCGACCGGCGCCCGGATCGGTCAGCGGCTGAACGTGGAGATCAACGGCGACACCGTCCCGGTGCGGCTCGTCAGGGCGGTGCGGGAGCTGCCGACCGCCCCGTCGGGCACGCCGGACGACGGCGGCGCCCTGCTGGTGAACCTGCGCTCCGTCAACCGGGCCCTCCAGGCCCGCCGGGGCGACCCGGTGCGGCCGAACGAGTGGTGGCTGGCGGGCGAGCCCGGCCGGGCCGCGACGGTGGCGGCGGCGCTCAGGGACCGGCCCGACATCGACCCGTCCCGGGTGGTGGTCCGCGACGAGATCGCGGCCCAGCTGCGCGACGACCCGTTCGGAGCCGGGCCGGGGAACGCGTTCGCCGCGGCGGCCCTCGCCGCCGCGGCCCTGACGGCGGTCGGTTTCGCGGTGAGCGCGGCCGGGGCGCTGCGGGACCGGTCCGCCGAGTTCGCGGTGCTCCGCGCCCTGGGAGCCTCCCGCCGACGGCTGGCCCGGGTGGTCCTCGTCGAGTACGGGGTGCTGGTCGGGACGGCGCTCGCGGTGGGCGTCCTGCTCGGCGCGGTGCTGGCCCGGGCGGTGATCCCGCTGGTCATGCTGACCGCCGACGCCACCCGGCCGCTTCCGGACGTACTGGTGGTGCTGCCGCCGCTGCGGGTGGCCGCGCTGCTGGCCGCCGTGGCCGCCGCCCCGCTCGCGATCACGGCCGTACTGGCCCTGCGCAGGGCCGACCCGGTGTCGTCCCTGCGCGGCCGGGGAGGTGAGTGAGGTGACCGAACGGCCCTCCCGGCGGCCGCGCGAGACCGCCTCCGGAGTGACCGTGCCGTCCGGGGTGACCGTGCCGTGGGTGCGCACCCGGCTGCGGGCCGCTCCGGGCGCCGCGGTGGCGCTCGCCCTGCTGGTCGCGGTGACGGCGTTCCTCGCCGCCGCGCTGCCGCCGGCGGTCGACCGGTACGACGACGCGGGACTGCGCCGGGCGCTGGAGACCGCCGGCCCGGCCCGCACCACCGTCCAGTTCCAGACCTCGGACTCCGACCTGTACACCAGCACCGGACCGTGGAACGAACGACTGGACGGGGACGCCGTCCGCGGCCCGTTCCCCAAGCTGCTCGGTCTGCCCGGCCGGTCGCTGCCGATCGACGCGGACCAGTCCTCCGCGGGTGTCCGCACCACCGAGCGGATGCCGGCCCCGGACCCCTTCCTGTCCCGGCCGGACCGGATCGACCCGAAGTTCCACCTCTTCGCCGCGACCGGACTCGGGGAGCACTCCCGGATCCGGGAAGGCCGGCTGCCGGAGGCCCCCGCGGACAACGGCCCGGACACCAGGACACTGGAGGCCGCCGTGTCCACCGAGACGGCGGCGAAGCTGAACATCCGGGTGGGATCGGTCATCCATCTCCCCCGGGCGGAGGACACGCTGGCGGTGCGCGTCACCGGCCTGGTCACCCCGCGCGACCCGGGCGGTGCCTACTGGTCCGCCGTCCCCCTGCTGCGCACCCCGAGCCTGGCGTCGGTCCCGGACGACCCGGAGCGCAGGGTGTTCTGGGTCGGTGCCCTGCTGGTGTCCCCGGACGCGGGGCCGTCCCTGCTGGGGACGGCCGGGTTCCCCGCGCGGTACTGGATCCTGGCGCCCGACCTCTCCGCCCTGCACGGCCGTGACCTGGAACGGCTGACGTCGACCCTCGCCTCCCTGGAGTCGGGTCCGCTGTCGGAACGGGCCTCCGCCGCCGTCTCGCCGTACCTGATCGCGGACACCGAACTCGACAGGGTGCTCGGCGACTACGACGGTCTCCGCTCGGTCATCGGCCCGCTGGTCGCCGTGGCCGTCTTCGGCACCGGCACGGTCGCCGCCGTGGTTCTGTGCATGGCGGGCGGGCTCGCCGCCCAGCGGCGCCGTACCGAGTTCGTGCTGCTGCGCGCCCGCGGTGTGTCCCTGCGCGGTCTGGCGGGCCGGCTGCTGGCGGAGACGGCGGTGGTCGCCGTGCCGGCCGCCGCTCTCGGTCTGCTCGCCGCCCGGCTCGCCGTCGGCCAGGGCCGGCTGCGGTACTCCGTGGCCGCGGCCGGCGGTGTCGCCCTGCTCGCGGCGCTGGCGCTGCCGCTGCGGGCCGTCGCCGCCCACCGCGCGGTGGGGGTGCACACCGGCCGCGACGACGTCGCCCGCGCCCGGCCGTCCCGGAAGCGCCTGGTCGCCGAGGTGACGCTGCTCGCCCTGGCGGCGGGCGCGGTCCTGGCCCTGCGCACGCGCGGCACGTCCGACGACGGCACCGCCTCCGGGGACGAACTGGTGTCCCTGGCCCCGGTGCTCGTGGCCGTGATCGCCGCCCTGGTGATGGTGCGCCTGTACCCGCTGCCGCTGCGCGGACTGGCCCGTCCGGCGCGCCGGATGCGAGGGGTGGTCGGCCCGCTGTCGCTGGCCCGTGCGGGACGCGCGTCCGGTTCCGCGGTGCTGCCCCTGCTCGCGCTGCTGACCGCGCTGACCACGGCCGCGTTCGGCGGGTCGGTGCTCGCCGGGGTGAGCGACGCCCGTGCCCGCGCGGCGGAGCTCTCCGTCGGCGCCGACGCCCGCGTCGACGGCCTCGGGGCACGGCCGGCCGGCGTCGCCGAACGGGTCCGCCGCGTGTCCGGCGTCGAGGACGTCACCGCGGTGAACGTGAGCTACGGCGCCCGCGCCGCGAACCACCAGGTCCCCGTCGCACTCGCCGGTGTGGACCCCGACGGTTACGCCGCTCTCAGCCGGCGCATGGACCTCGGCCCCTTCGACCCGGACGCGTTGCGGGCCTCCGGCAAGAAGGCCGTCCCCGCCCTCGGCTCCCCCGGCATGGTCGCGCGTTTCGGCACCCGGCCCTTCGAGGTACGCCTGGAGGACGGCGCCGCGGTCTCCGTACGGATCATGACGGTGACGGAGTGGACGCCCGCGGTCGCCGGGGACGACTTCCTGGTCATGGACGCCTCCGTGCTGTCCGGCGGGCTCACCCGGCCCACCGGGCTGCTGATCACCGGGGACCGTGCCGACCCGGCGGCGCTGCGGAAGGCGGCGGGCGGTGGCGCGCGGGTCGTGCTGCGGTCGGCGGAACTCGCGTCGTTCGTCGACTCGCCGCTGCAGTCCGGGGCCGAGCGCGTCTACGCGGCCGCGGTCGCGGCGGGCACCGGGTACGCCGTGCTCGCGCTGCTGCTGACCCTGCTGCGCGCCGCACCCGAACGGGCCGCGCTGCTGGCCCGGCTGCGCACCATGGGCCTCACCCGGGCGCAGGGCCGCCGGCTGCTCGTCCTGGAGTCGCTGCCGCAGGCGCTGCTCGCCGCGCTCGGCGGCACCCTCACCGCCTGGGCCGCGATCCGGCTGCTGGCGCCCGGCATCGACCTGACGACCGTCGCCGTCTCCACCTCCTCCTCGCTCGCGGTGCGGGCGGTGCTGCGCACCGACCCGGTGTCGCTGCTGGTGCCGGCGCTGGCGGTGGTCGCCCTGACCGTCGGGATCGCGGCGGTGCAGGCCTGGTGGACGGGGCGCCGCGGGTCGGTGCGTGAGCTGAGGGTCGGGGATGCCCGGTGACCGTGCCCGTGCCCGCCCCCGTGTCGCGTCGTTCCCTTCCCGCAGGAGGCCCCCGATGACCTCGGACCCCACTCTGGCCGACCTCGCCGACCGCGTCACGGCCGGCCGCAACCGTCCCGCGTACGGCCATGACGCGCTCATCACCTGCGACCGCCTGGTCCGCGTGTTCACCGCGGACGGGGTGGAGGTGCAGGCCCTGCAGGGGCTGGACCTGCTGGTGCGGGAGGGCGAACTGATGGCGCTGGTCGGCGCGTCCGGCAGCGGCAAGTCGACCCTGATGAACATCCTCGCCGGGCTGGACACCCCCACGGCCGGCGCGGCCCGGGTGGCGGGCCGCGACCTGCTCACGATGACCGCGAAGGACCGTCTCGCCTACCGCAGGGAGGTCGTCGGGTTCGTGTGGCAGCAGACCTCCCGCAACCTGCTGCCGTATCTGACCTCGGCGCAGAACGTCGCGCTGCCCATGCAGCTCGCCGGGCGCCGCGGCCGGTTCCGGTCGGCGCGCCGGGCCCGCACCGAACATGCCCTGGAACTGCTGGAGTTGCTGGAGGTCGCGGACTGCCGGGACCGGCGCCCGCACGAGATGTCCGGCGGCCAGCAGCAGCGGGTGGCCATCGCCGTGGCGCTGGCGGGCGACCCGTCGGTGCTGCTCGCGGACGAACCCACCGGGGAGCTGGACTCGAACACCGCGGAGCAGATCTTCGCCGCGTTCCGCACGGCGAACGAGCAGCTCGGCACGACCGTCGTGATCGTCACCCACGACCAGACGGTGGCGAACGAGGTCAGCCGCACGGTCGCCATCCGCGACGGCCGCACCTCCACGGAGGTGCTGCGCCGCAGCGAGGTGGACGAGGCCACCGGCCACGAGAAGCTGGTCGCCCGGGAGTACGCGATGCTGGACCGCGCGGGCCGCCTCCAGCTGCCCGCCGAGTACACCACCGCCCTGGGCATGCGCGACCGTGTGGCCCTGGAACTGGAACCGGACCACATCGCCGTCCGCCCGGACACCGACGAACGGGACTGAGCACCGGGGGGGCGCGTACGAGTGCCCTCTGCGGCTCACCGGTGCCTGGACGGCTTGCGGTACCCGAACGACGCCCGGGACCGGGAAGGCGCACGGTGCCGGGAAAGCACCCGGTGCGGGGAAGGCGCCCGGTACCTCAGCGGACGCTGATCCCCAGGGTGCCGAGTCCCGCCCGGCGTACGGCGACCGATCCGTAGGGCGTGCGCAGCCGCAGCCAGGACCCGGAGGAGAACAGCACCTGGTCGTCGCCGCGCAGGAAGCCGAGCGACTGGGCGGCGTGCACCGCCCGCACCGGGAGGCCGGTCCCCGCGACCGTGCGGGACCATATCTCCCGCCCGATCCGGTCGAGTTCGGCCCGGGTGCGGGCCTCGGGCGCCAGCTCCTCGGTGCGGGAGCGGAACTCCGCGACCGACGCGGCCACGAGCCGCCGCAGCTGCCCCGGCTCCGGCAGGCCCGGCTCGGCCTGCCAGCCGCCGCGCGGCGGGAGCACCCCAGCCCACGGCGGACCGGTCACCGCCGCGGGCACGCCGGCCGTGGCGGCGGACTCGTCCACCGTCTCCAGCAGCTCGCCCGCGGACACCGTCACGTCCAGCGTGACGTCGATCCCGTTCTCGTACGGCTTGGCCAGCCGGACCGCGCGGATCGCCAGCACCTCGAACGACGGGGGCCGCCCGAACACGGCGAGCGCCGTACCGGCCGCCTGGAGCCGGACGGCGGCGCCGCGGTCGTAGTGCAGCAGCCGGGACAGGAAGGCCGCGAGATCCGCGGCCTCCCCCTCGTCGGCGAGGTGGAGCACCGTCATGCGGCGACGGCCTCCTCCTTCTCGTCGGCGGCGTCGTCCGTGTACTCCTGGAGGAACTCGCGCTCCTCCGCGGTGAGCCGCCGGGGGCGCTGCGCCTCGAAGTCGAACGGCACGATCACCGTCGACGCGCGGACGTAGACCACGTCGTCGTCCTTCACCTCGTAGGTGAGGGTGAAGGACGCCGCCCTGATCTGCGTGACCCACAGCTCGACGTCCACCGGGTGGTGCCGGTGGACGAGCTGCCGCTTGTAGTCGATCTCGTGGCGCGCCACCACGGACCCCTGCTTGAAGTCCTTCTCCGGGCGGAACAGGAAGTCGATACGGGCCTCCTCCAGGTAGCGGAGGAACACCACGTTGTTGACGTGGCCGTACGCGTCCATGTCCGCCCAGCGCAGCGGGCAGCGGTAGATGTGCCGCAAGAGATCAGCCCCGGGTCAGCTTCTTGTAGGTGGCGCGGTGCGGGCGCGCGGCGTCCGGGCCGAGCCGCTCGATCTTGTTCTTCTCGTAGGACTCGAAGTTGCCCTCGAACCAGAACCACTTGGAGTCGCCCTCGTAGGCCAGGATGTGCGTGGCCACGCGGTCGAGGAACCACCGGTCGTGGGAGACGACCACGGCGCAGCCGGGGAACTCCAGCAGCGCGTTCTCCAGGCTGCCGAGGGTCTCGACGTCGAGGTCGTTGGTCGGCTCGTCGAGGAGCAGCAGGTTGCCGCCCTGCTTGAGGGTGAGCGCGAGGTTGAGGCGGTTGCGCTCACCGCCGGAGAGCACACCGGCCGGCTTCTGCTGGTCCGGGCCCTTGAAACCGAACGCGGACACGTACGCACGCGACGGCATCTCGACCTGGCCGACGTTGATGTAGTCCAGCTCGTCGGAGACGACGGCCCACAGCGTCTTCTTCGGGTCGATGTTCTCGCGGCTCTGGTCGACGTACGAGATCTTGACGGTCTCGCCGACCTTGATCGTGCCGGAGTCCGGCTCCTCGAAGCCCTGGATCATCTTGAACAGCGTGGTCTTGCCGGCGCCGTTCGGGCCGATGACGCCGACGATGCCGTTGCGCGGGAGCGTGAAGCTCAGGTCGTCGATGAGGAGCTTGTCACCGAAGCCCTTGGTGAGGTTGTTGACCTCCACGACGACGTTGCCCAGACGCGGGCCCGGCGGGATCTGGATCTCCTCGAAGTCCAGCTTCCGCATCTTGTCGGCCTCGGCGGCCATCTCCTCGTAGCGGGCCAGACGCGCCTTGGACTTGGCCTGGCGGCCCTTGGCGTTGGACCGCACCCACTCGAGCTCGTCCTTGAGCCGCTTGGCGCGCTTGGCGTCCTTCTGGCCCTCGACCTTGAGGCGGGTGGCCTTGGTCTCCAGGTACTTGGAGTAGTTGCCCTCGTAGCCGTGCAGCCGGCCGCGGTCGACCTCGCAGATCCACCCGGCGACGTTGTCCAGGAAGTACCGGTCGTGGGTCACGGCCACGACGGTGCCCTCGTACTTGGCGAGGTGCTGCTCCAGCCAGTTCACCGACTCGGCGTCGAGGTGGTTGGTGGGCTCGTCGAGCAGCAGCAGGTCGGGCGCCTCGAGCAGCAGCTTGCACAGCGCCACGCGGCGCTTCTCGCCACCGGAGAGGTTCGCCACCGGCCAGTCGCCGGGCGGGCAGCCCAGGGCGTCCATGGCCTGCTCCAGCTGCGCGTCGAGGTCCCAGGCGTTGGCGTGGTCGAGCTGCTCCTGGAGCTTGCCCATCTCGTCCATGAGCTCGTCGGTGTACTCGGTCGCCATCTGCTCGGCGATCTCGTTGAACCGGTCGAGCTTGCCCTTGACCTCGGCGACACCCTCCTGGACGTTCTCCAGGACGGTCTTGTCCTCGTTCAGCGGCGGCTCCTGGAGCAGGATGCCGACGGTGTAACCGGGAGTGAGGAAGGCGTCACCGTTCGACGGCTGCTCCAGCCCCGCCATGATCTTCAGAACCGTCGACTTACCGGCGCCGTTCGGGCCGACGACGCCGATCTTCGCTCCCGGCAGGAAGCTCAGGGTGACGTCGTCGAGAATCACCTTGTCGCCGTGCGCTTTGCGCGCCTTGCGCATGGTGTAAATGTACTCAGCCAAGAGAAACCGTCCGGCAACTTGAAATCTGGCAGTGGGCAGATACACCCCATCTTGCCGTACCGCCACCCCTGCGCGGAAACGCGTGACCGGCGGCCCCTCTGACCTGGGGTTTCCCTGCCGCCCCGAACACTGCGCCCCTCACTCTGCGTCACCACCGGCCGACACGGACACCTCGCACGGCCCAGCACAGGCCCGGCATTCAGCCGCCTCCCCACGGGCGCGGGGCGCGGGCTACCGTGCTGTCGTGACCGGCTCGCAGGAGCGCCCTCTCCTCTTCCTCGACGTCGACGGCCCCCTGATCCCCTTCGGGTCGTCGGCCCGGTCCTCACAGGTCGGCGCCCCCGCTCCGGTGGCGGCTGCCGGGGGCAACCCCTTGCTCGGCCGGCTCGACCCCCGCGTCGGCACGCGTCTTCTCGCCCTGGGCTGCTCGCTCGTCTGGGCCACGACCTGGATGGAGGAGGCGAACGAGGTCGTCGCCCCGCTGGTCGGTCTGCCCAGGCTGCCCGTCCTGGAGTGGCCGGACACCGGCGAGGCGGCCCCGCGCGGCCTGCACGGGAAGACCCGCGCCCTCGTCGAGCGGGCCGGCGGCCGGCCGTTCATCTGGGTCGACGACGAGATCGGCCCCCTGGACCGCCAGTGGGTCGCCGCCGCCCACCTCGGCCCCGCGCTGCTCCACCGGGTCGACCCGGCCAGGGGCCTCGCGGCCGCCGACTTCGGCACACTCGCCGCCTGGCTGGCCACCGTCACCCGGTGAGGCCCTCTGGCGTGTCCGTCAGGCGTCCCCGCCGGAGGCGTTCTGGCGCTGACGGGTGATGACCAGGGCCGCGCCGCCGAGGACGACCAGGGTTATGGCCGTGCCGGTGATCCACGGCGTGATGCCGGAGGCACCGGTCTGGGCGAGGTTGACGTCGGTGACCGCGGTGGTCACGGGAGGGGCGGTCGGGCCGGACAGGGTCTGCGTCGTCGTGCCCGTCTCGGCGGACCGCGTGCGGCAGTCGAGCACCCCGGTGAAGCGCTGCTCGAAGCCGTCCGTGCCCACGACGGTGAAGTCGTACGGCCGGTCCTCGTTCAGCGGGACCGTCACCGTGTCGGAGGCGCCGGCCTCGACGGTGTACTCCGTGCCCGCCAGCTCGAAGGTGAACGGGGCGTCGCCCCGGTTGGCGACGGTGACGTCCACACCGCCCTTGGCGCAGTTCTCGCGGGCCGAGACCGCCGGTATCGCCCCCTCCCCCGCCCAGGTCGCGGTCGCCGTCGCCGAGACGGTCGACTCGCTGGACCCGGCCAGGA contains these protein-coding regions:
- a CDS encoding methyltransferase domain-containing protein; translation: MDEPPVDGDGLALAARTALVREIEASGAFAADPVWREAFAAVPRHLFVPSYYVGVRGGYERRWGEHPDPAARERWLRGAYEDTPLAIRMRDGELLSSSSQPSLMALMLAGLRVRDGHRVLEIGTGSGYNAALLAHRLGDDSLVTTIDLDPEITESARRHLAAAGHRPAVVTGDGSRGVPARAPYDRIVATCALPAIPRAWLAQCRPGGRILGPFATGLVALTVRDARRAEGPFLNTPAYFVPLRGAGGPPQEPPDLDGLPSAARRSDLFRFLLELTAGTLGPGEAYDVWEREGRPQRERYGLTVDAEGVRAWLDGPAGRHVWPLPELSPGGW
- a CDS encoding FtsX-like permease family protein yields the protein MDAARGSAGFVFARARANRPLLAAALLTVLLTTAVLATLAAYSTTIGDAALRHALTAPRDAADTTLLVKAEALPEGGREAADTAVREGAERAFDGLPVTLHTLARSGPYGLPLSLRGEGGRAGGEEPDLTHFAALDRTQVRITEGRAPSARPTGPEIEVALPVVAARELELRPGSRLTLANRLRGPSAQVRITGLYRPVDTSAPYWQLDELNGRGIVTDHYTTYGPLLADASVVTGDRVSAGPVGWLASAGFSGMTTGRIEALRTAMAEGVEALPSAPALHGSATVTSELPPTLDRIERSLFVSRSTLLVIALQLTLLAAAALLLVARLLTAERTSETRLLRARGASRARVARLAALEALLLAVPAAVCAPLLAGPLTRLLAGRGALARIGLHLDASVGTVAGQGAVWLVSVGVALGCALAVTLPALATPYGPGRAKPLPGVVRAGADVGLLVVAGVAYWQLSRRSGAVGEDLGVDPLLVVAPALALLAGTVLTLRLLPPLARLAERRAARGRGLPGALAGWQLSRRPMRGAGPVLLMVLAVALGMLAIAQGSSWQRSQDDQADFRAGAPVRVLTNGVEGPGRGAVYTGTPGARASAPAFRTTVPLSGRRTATVLALDTSDAADVLLMRSDLAEVPMRTALSELTPKGTTAGVRLPADTARLVLTAASHGADDGTTADLTATVEDPHGTPYALELGPLRQDGRPHDLAVDLLDADGGPPGPLTLTGFQLDSDQVAEKTRRHRLALTALTATDTAGRRHALELSAPWQPSAHGSGAMPAGGRGVRPRMVTGAPATVDYDTAPVPPDMSWLPSTLTIALRVPQPPVPVVDGVATDRYLASTGARIGQRLNVEINGDTVPVRLVRAVRELPTAPSGTPDDGGALLVNLRSVNRALQARRGDPVRPNEWWLAGEPGRAATVAAALRDRPDIDPSRVVVRDEIAAQLRDDPFGAGPGNAFAAAALAAAALTAVGFAVSAAGALRDRSAEFAVLRALGASRRRLARVVLVEYGVLVGTALAVGVLLGAVLARAVIPLVMLTADATRPLPDVLVVLPPLRVAALLAAVAAAPLAITAVLALRRADPVSSLRGRGGE
- a CDS encoding globin; the encoded protein is MDGVTEIRRGTLQEQTFYEQVGGEETFRRLVHRFYQGVAEDPLLRPMYPEEDLGPAEERMTLFLMQYWGGPTTYSQNRGHPRLRMRHAPFKVDRAAHDAWLKHMRDAVDDLGLSEEHEQTLWKYLTYAAASMINSPD
- a CDS encoding ABC transporter permease, translated to MTERPSRRPRETASGVTVPSGVTVPWVRTRLRAAPGAAVALALLVAVTAFLAAALPPAVDRYDDAGLRRALETAGPARTTVQFQTSDSDLYTSTGPWNERLDGDAVRGPFPKLLGLPGRSLPIDADQSSAGVRTTERMPAPDPFLSRPDRIDPKFHLFAATGLGEHSRIREGRLPEAPADNGPDTRTLEAAVSTETAAKLNIRVGSVIHLPRAEDTLAVRVTGLVTPRDPGGAYWSAVPLLRTPSLASVPDDPERRVFWVGALLVSPDAGPSLLGTAGFPARYWILAPDLSALHGRDLERLTSTLASLESGPLSERASAAVSPYLIADTELDRVLGDYDGLRSVIGPLVAVAVFGTGTVAAVVLCMAGGLAAQRRRTEFVLLRARGVSLRGLAGRLLAETAVVAVPAAALGLLAARLAVGQGRLRYSVAAAGGVALLAALALPLRAVAAHRAVGVHTGRDDVARARPSRKRLVAEVTLLALAAGAVLALRTRGTSDDGTASGDELVSLAPVLVAVIAALVMVRLYPLPLRGLARPARRMRGVVGPLSLARAGRASGSAVLPLLALLTALTTAAFGGSVLAGVSDARARAAELSVGADARVDGLGARPAGVAERVRRVSGVEDVTAVNVSYGARAANHQVPVALAGVDPDGYAALSRRMDLGPFDPDALRASGKKAVPALGSPGMVARFGTRPFEVRLEDGAAVSVRIMTVTEWTPAVAGDDFLVMDASVLSGGLTRPTGLLITGDRADPAALRKAAGGGARVVLRSAELASFVDSPLQSGAERVYAAAVAAGTGYAVLALLLTLLRAAPERAALLARLRTMGLTRAQGRRLLVLESLPQALLAALGGTLTAWAAIRLLAPGIDLTTVAVSTSSSLAVRAVLRTDPVSLLVPALAVVALTVGIAAVQAWWTGRRGSVRELRVGDAR